One genomic segment of uncultured Desulfobacter sp. includes these proteins:
- a CDS encoding cation-transporting P-type ATPase, with protein MSSQGKQIQNLTPDRVYTLLETNPEGLHGDEVAERLLNVGRNSFDIPDRWKMLRNFAKQFTNFFTILLIVSAIICFVAHRLNPGESMNFLGWALLVVALLNAFFSFIQEYRAERAMEALKKFLPQMVEVQRQGQVIKVSAEEIVPGDLLILAEGDKITADARVVEAEGLLVDNAPLTGEANPCILVHGASSSRLVESNNIAFAGCTVIRGSGKAVVFATGLRTEFGKLAHLSQEIKRSSSPLEHETAHMVRVLTVIAVSMGFAFFMYGMVTGKPLWVNLVFMMGIIVANVPEGLLPTFTLSLAMGSLRMARKNVLVKSLNAVEALGAVHVICSDKTGTLTENRLTITELLSPMHGRPLADQEQLDLLTLALAASEVRGIDHLSGDPLDVAVAERLTILGADIEALREQIEHYFTFDVEKRRSAGIMTIAGRRFFVVKGAFEALSPMVVSVRSAKGQEVVNARVLGQAEEVLRGMAGQGLRVIALACRELEEGAQDFSSLQDALEKELVLVGFIGIEDPLRKEVPEAVHKCHTAGIDVLLITGDHPDTAQAIARKAGILPQEDDPAMLMTGADLEHLTEAGLMERLGQGTRVFARTTPEQKMKIVAALKTMEKVVAMTGDGVNDAPALKAADVGIAMGRQGTDVARESAQIILLDDNFASIVAGIEEGRTVFENIKKFTNYVLVSNGPEILPYLLYILLPVPLALNVIHILSIDLGTDIIPSMALGQEPPDSETMNQPPRLREQGLLTLSLIMHSYLFLGLLEGLWSLGLFFYVLTSGGWRFGEELATTDPLYHSAMGIALSTILLMQIGNLLGRRFARRSGLDGGIFKNRLMLLGIVIQVVFSWATLYFPPLQKILNTGPVPVNIYFLSWFGIILIFGSDYLRKRYLENREKASFVER; from the coding sequence ATGAGCAGTCAGGGCAAACAAATCCAAAATTTGACGCCGGATCGGGTCTATACTCTTCTGGAAACGAATCCCGAGGGCCTGCATGGCGACGAGGTGGCGGAGCGGTTGCTCAATGTGGGGAGAAATTCATTCGACATCCCTGACCGCTGGAAAATGCTACGCAATTTTGCTAAGCAATTCACCAATTTTTTTACGATACTCCTTATTGTTTCGGCAATTATCTGTTTCGTCGCCCATCGTCTTAATCCAGGGGAGAGTATGAATTTCCTGGGCTGGGCTCTATTGGTTGTGGCTCTGCTTAACGCGTTTTTCAGTTTTATCCAGGAATATCGGGCTGAACGGGCCATGGAGGCCTTGAAGAAATTTCTGCCACAGATGGTCGAGGTCCAACGTCAGGGTCAAGTCATCAAAGTTTCGGCTGAAGAGATTGTACCCGGTGATCTCCTCATTCTGGCCGAGGGTGACAAAATCACGGCAGATGCCAGGGTGGTTGAGGCTGAGGGGTTGCTGGTCGATAACGCACCGCTCACCGGCGAGGCCAATCCCTGTATTCTTGTTCATGGGGCGAGTTCAAGTCGCCTGGTTGAAAGTAACAACATTGCCTTTGCCGGCTGTACGGTGATCCGGGGCAGCGGTAAAGCCGTGGTCTTTGCTACCGGTCTTCGTACCGAGTTCGGTAAACTGGCTCATCTCTCGCAGGAGATTAAGCGGTCGTCTTCGCCTCTGGAGCATGAGACTGCCCATATGGTGCGGGTCCTTACTGTAATAGCCGTAAGCATGGGGTTTGCTTTTTTTATGTATGGGATGGTGACAGGTAAGCCGCTGTGGGTGAATCTGGTCTTCATGATGGGGATCATTGTGGCCAATGTTCCGGAAGGACTTTTGCCCACCTTTACCCTCTCTCTGGCCATGGGTAGTCTGCGTATGGCCAGAAAAAATGTCCTGGTTAAAAGTCTCAATGCCGTGGAAGCGCTTGGTGCGGTCCATGTTATCTGTTCGGACAAGACAGGAACTCTTACTGAGAACAGACTCACCATCACCGAACTGCTGAGTCCCATGCATGGCAGGCCTTTAGCTGACCAGGAGCAGCTGGATCTTCTGACCTTAGCCTTGGCTGCATCCGAGGTCAGGGGGATTGATCACCTGAGTGGTGATCCTTTGGATGTGGCGGTGGCCGAACGGTTAACTATCCTGGGCGCTGATATAGAGGCGCTCCGGGAACAGATTGAGCATTACTTCACCTTTGACGTGGAGAAAAGACGATCGGCTGGTATCATGACTATTGCCGGGAGAAGGTTTTTTGTAGTTAAAGGGGCCTTTGAGGCCTTGTCTCCGATGGTTGTTTCTGTTCGCAGCGCAAAGGGCCAGGAGGTCGTGAATGCAAGGGTTTTGGGGCAGGCGGAAGAGGTGCTGCGGGGAATGGCCGGTCAGGGCTTGCGGGTTATTGCTTTGGCCTGCCGGGAACTGGAGGAAGGGGCGCAGGACTTTTCGTCTCTTCAGGATGCTCTGGAAAAAGAGCTGGTTCTTGTTGGTTTTATTGGCATCGAGGATCCTCTTCGCAAAGAGGTTCCGGAGGCTGTTCATAAATGTCATACCGCCGGGATCGATGTCCTGCTTATTACCGGTGATCATCCGGACACAGCTCAGGCCATCGCCCGCAAGGCAGGGATACTTCCCCAGGAGGATGACCCGGCCATGTTGATGACCGGTGCCGACTTGGAGCATCTGACCGAAGCGGGGCTCATGGAACGTCTCGGTCAGGGAACCAGAGTCTTTGCCAGGACTACCCCGGAACAGAAGATGAAGATTGTCGCAGCCCTCAAGACTATGGAGAAAGTGGTGGCCATGACCGGGGATGGGGTCAACGATGCCCCGGCCCTCAAGGCCGCTGATGTGGGCATTGCCATGGGGAGGCAGGGAACGGATGTGGCCAGGGAGTCGGCTCAGATCATTCTTCTCGATGATAATTTTGCTTCTATTGTTGCGGGCATTGAAGAAGGGCGGACCGTGTTCGAGAATATCAAGAAGTTCACCAACTATGTCCTAGTGAGCAACGGACCGGAAATTCTTCCCTACCTTCTCTATATTCTTCTGCCGGTACCCTTGGCTCTGAATGTGATTCATATTCTCTCTATTGATCTCGGCACTGACATTATCCCTTCCATGGCCCTGGGCCAGGAGCCGCCGGATTCCGAGACCATGAACCAACCGCCCCGGCTTCGAGAGCAGGGCTTGCTTACCCTCTCTCTGATTATGCACAGTTATCTCTTTCTTGGCCTCTTGGAAGGTCTCTGGTCTCTGGGACTTTTTTTCTATGTCCTGACGAGTGGAGGATGGCGGTTCGGAGAGGAGCTAGCTACAACTGATCCCCTATACCACTCGGCCATGGGCATCGCCCTGTCCACCATTCTCCTGATGCAGATCGGCAATCTCTTGGGGCGTCGTTTTGCCAGGCGCTCCGGACTTGATGGGGGGATTTTTAAAAACAGGCTGATGCTTTTGGGTATTGTCATCCAGGTGGTCTTTTCCTGGGCCACCCTCTATTTTCCGCCTCTACAGAAAATCCTTAATACAGGGCCGGTTCCGGTGAACATCTATTTTCTATCCTGGTTCGGGATTATCCTCATCTTCGGCAGTGATTATCTCAGAAAACGGTATTTGGAAAACAGAGAGAAAGCATCTTTTGTCGAGCGTTAA
- a CDS encoding acyloxyacyl hydrolase — protein sequence MKRTLFLLFFFIGTSTYASAHDFSGLGGWGVSLGYGQSLDRINIYRAGLLKQWNVKWLENKTGYVCGYFELSYNHWQKDGEHVNAVALSPVFQYVFHTGNATWYPYIEAGVGAACLDDYTINDRNLSSNLLFEDRVGGGIRIKNMDISFRYMHYSNAALKVPNDGIDILIGTLAWYF from the coding sequence ATGAAAAGAACTTTATTTTTGCTTTTTTTTTTTATTGGTACAAGCACCTATGCCTCTGCCCATGATTTTTCCGGTCTTGGCGGATGGGGTGTTTCATTGGGATATGGCCAAAGTTTAGACAGGATTAATATTTATCGTGCAGGACTTTTAAAACAGTGGAATGTAAAATGGCTTGAGAACAAAACCGGTTATGTGTGCGGCTATTTTGAACTATCCTATAACCACTGGCAAAAAGACGGAGAGCATGTTAACGCAGTCGCATTGTCTCCGGTCTTCCAGTATGTCTTTCATACAGGGAATGCAACCTGGTATCCATATATAGAGGCGGGGGTTGGTGCTGCCTGTTTGGACGATTATACTATCAATGACAGGAATTTGTCTTCAAATCTTTTGTTTGAAGACAGGGTTGGGGGCGGTATCAGGATTAAAAATATGGATATTAGTTTTCGTTACATGCACTATTCCAACGCTGCGTTAAAAGTGCCTAACGACGGAATTGATATTTTGATAGGCACCCTGGCCTGGTATTTTTAA
- a CDS encoding RsbRD N-terminal domain-containing protein — protein MKKTIKKNRDQLLDSWFHATINTYPAESARILGKKSDRFDNPIGSATRETLEDVLNLITENFSRESLEKALDPVIRIRAVQAFDPANAVSFVFALKEIGESVIEKADIINFYRLVDEIALAAFNRYMKCREDVFLLKATESKRRIHRAFERAGLVAELSEGDLLGSKQS, from the coding sequence GTGAAAAAGACTATAAAAAAAAACCGGGATCAACTGTTGGACAGTTGGTTTCATGCCACCATCAATACCTATCCTGCAGAATCTGCAAGGATTTTGGGTAAAAAATCCGATCGTTTTGACAATCCTATAGGGTCCGCTACCCGGGAAACCCTCGAAGATGTTTTAAACCTTATTACAGAAAATTTCAGCAGGGAAAGTCTTGAAAAAGCCCTGGACCCAGTCATTCGGATTCGTGCAGTTCAGGCATTCGACCCTGCAAATGCCGTAAGTTTTGTGTTTGCATTAAAAGAAATCGGTGAAAGCGTCATTGAAAAGGCTGATATAATAAATTTTTATCGCCTGGTAGATGAAATTGCCCTGGCCGCTTTTAACCGATACATGAAATGTAGAGAGGATGTTTTCCTTTTAAAGGCTACGGAGAGCAAACGACGCATCCATCGGGCCTTTGAAAGGGCAGGTTTAGTAGCGGAGCTGTCAGAGGGAGACCTCTTAGGCTCCAAACAATCTTAA
- the dsrM gene encoding sulfate reduction electron transfer complex DsrMKJOP subunit DsrM: protein MNQRYLIPLTAVFLLFLLAYAGVEGLGLQVVFGVLIPYLAIAAFLIGFVIKVKGWAASAVPFRIPTTCGQQKSLPWIKQNTIDNPNTSVGVFVRMLLEIFAFRSLFRNTKAAFNRNVSNKLTYSWEIFLWVGALAFHYAFLVVLLRHLRFFTAPVPGFIQMLEYFDGIIQLGLPGLFVSGPVLLLATLFLLSRRVFDAKVSYISQAADYFPLFLIIGIAATGIAMRYFTKVDIIGIKEMTMGLVTFHPHIPEEVGGLFYGHLFLVSILFAYFPMSKLMHMGGVFLSPTRNMANNTRAKRHINPWNYDVPIHTYEQYEDHFRDKMIEAGLPVDKKE from the coding sequence ATGAATCAAAGGTACTTGATCCCCCTTACTGCTGTCTTTCTGCTCTTCCTGTTGGCTTACGCAGGGGTTGAGGGACTTGGGCTTCAGGTGGTCTTTGGTGTACTGATTCCGTACTTGGCAATTGCCGCATTCCTGATTGGCTTTGTGATCAAAGTCAAAGGATGGGCAGCCTCTGCCGTGCCGTTTAGGATTCCTACGACCTGCGGCCAGCAGAAATCTTTGCCATGGATTAAACAGAACACCATTGACAACCCGAACACATCAGTCGGCGTTTTTGTAAGAATGCTCCTGGAAATTTTTGCTTTCAGGTCATTGTTCCGAAATACAAAGGCGGCGTTTAACCGGAATGTTTCCAACAAACTCACCTATTCCTGGGAAATTTTTCTGTGGGTAGGCGCGCTTGCGTTTCATTACGCATTCCTGGTAGTTCTTCTCAGGCACTTAAGATTTTTCACTGCGCCTGTTCCCGGATTCATTCAGATGCTGGAATATTTTGACGGCATTATACAGCTTGGTCTTCCCGGGCTATTCGTGTCCGGTCCTGTGCTCCTGTTGGCAACACTTTTTCTTTTAAGCCGCAGAGTTTTTGATGCAAAAGTCAGCTATATCTCCCAGGCCGCTGATTATTTCCCCTTGTTCCTGATCATCGGCATTGCCGCTACCGGCATTGCTATGCGCTATTTCACGAAAGTGGATATCATTGGCATCAAGGAAATGACGATGGGACTGGTCACCTTCCATCCCCACATTCCCGAAGAAGTCGGCGGGCTGTTTTACGGCCACCTTTTCCTTGTGAGCATCCTGTTCGCCTATTTCCCCATGAGCAAACTGATGCACATGGGCGGCGTTTTCTTAAGCCCCACCCGGAACATGGCCAACAACACCCGTGCCAAACGGCATATTAACCCTTGGAACTATGATGTGCCCATCCATACATATGAACAGTATGAGGACCACTTCAGAGACAAAATGATTGAAGCCGGCCTACCGGTGGATAAAAAGGAGTGA